A genome region from Brassica oleracea var. oleracea cultivar TO1000 chromosome C2, BOL, whole genome shotgun sequence includes the following:
- the LOC106327259 gene encoding uncharacterized protein LOC106327259, producing the protein MITVAIAAELLEEYTLALARITATLLPQPPTSRHRSVRAPTSGGRADSPLPRSDISSSCAPNYAAFLLNF; encoded by the coding sequence ATGATAACAGTAGCTATCGCCGCTGAGTTGCTTGAAGAATACACGTTGGCGCTCGCTCGCATCACTGCAACACTCCTCCCTCAACCACCGACAAGTCGCCATCGAAGCGTCCGAGCTCCCACTAGCGGCGGCCGAGCCGATTCTCCCTTGCCTCGTAGCGACATCTCATCGTCTTGCGCTCCAAACTACGCCGCTTTTCTCTTAAATTTCTGA